Proteins from one Pyrobaculum neutrophilum V24Sta genomic window:
- a CDS encoding ABC transporter permease yields MASLVKTLVVKALTLVVVLIGVLVLLAVILGATGLSNKILKSILTAEVQEYKQQLIRQGLDPASVEKAVAEYNKTRAEALGLNKDWYVRLPQTIVQLLLLDLGTSRTLQSSWGSNKISDLIMDRLPNTIILTTSGIAVTALVGIWIGLYIGSNVGGGGRADRVISILSAASYALPLWFVGLVLILVLAYAPKILWGVQIFPPGGMVSTPPPREPLAYVLDVLWHLSLPLIASFIVFFGSWAYSTRNIVLSVSQEDFVAFARAKGLPESLVRRRYILRPSLPPILTNLILSLAFSISGYIITERVFNWPGMGSLYYAAITALDEPVIFALTYIFTLVYIIARFILEILYVVVDPRIRLA; encoded by the coding sequence ATGGCTTCTCTTGTGAAGACCTTGGTCGTCAAGGCTTTGACTCTTGTGGTTGTCCTAATCGGGGTGCTTGTATTGTTGGCTGTGATACTGGGCGCCACCGGCCTTTCCAACAAGATTCTGAAATCCATACTAACGGCGGAGGTGCAGGAGTACAAACAGCAACTTATCAGACAGGGGCTTGACCCGGCTTCCGTGGAAAAGGCCGTGGCTGAGTACAACAAGACAAGGGCAGAGGCGCTTGGGTTAAACAAGGACTGGTACGTCAGACTGCCGCAGACAATTGTGCAGCTCTTGCTCCTAGACCTAGGCACCTCGAGGACGTTGCAGTCGTCGTGGGGCTCTAACAAGATTTCGGATCTGATAATGGACAGGCTCCCCAACACGATCATACTGACGACGAGTGGCATAGCCGTAACGGCGCTGGTGGGCATCTGGATAGGGCTCTACATCGGGTCAAACGTGGGGGGGGGGGGGAGAGCCGACAGGGTCATATCGATACTCTCTGCCGCCTCATACGCACTACCGCTGTGGTTTGTGGGCCTGGTGCTGATCCTAGTGCTCGCCTATGCGCCGAAGATCCTCTGGGGAGTCCAGATATTTCCGCCGGGCGGCATGGTGTCAACGCCTCCTCCTAGGGAGCCGCTGGCCTACGTCTTAGACGTCTTGTGGCATCTCTCGTTGCCCCTTATAGCTTCCTTCATCGTGTTTTTCGGAAGTTGGGCCTACAGCACGAGAAACATCGTGCTAAGCGTATCTCAGGAGGACTTCGTCGCGTTCGCGAGGGCTAAAGGGTTGCCCGAGAGCTTGGTTAGGAGGCGCTACATCCTCCGCCCCTCTCTGCCGCCAATTCTGACAAACCTAATCCTCAGCCTCGCATTCTCCATCTCAGGCTACATAATAACCGAGAGGGTCTTCAACTGGCCGGGGATGGGGTCTCTCTACTACGCCGCGATAACAGCTCTAGACGAGCCGGTTATATTTGCGCTGACCTACATCTTCACGCTGGTGTACATAATAGCTAGGTTCATCCTCGAAATTCTCTACGTCGTTGTCGATCCCAGGATAAGGCTGGCATGA
- a CDS encoding ABC transporter permease: MIREFVRSPAGLVGAAILALFTLISLYVLVTYPLDYGTRYWSNPKHWEDYPKLVPPEWVNYFSAQKLPRHYVSELHRPSEVAGNIKRWVFIYEFDADKFPTGIILKYDNLTFYGDLPIVSLKVKRPDGKEVVLLDYDGGIPPPRPGEQPPYVRFVESPRTIVLGAEPQVIRKATVFANELGVNCTIADVRDGNLLPYIVFGEAVGPGCVADSFKPLRGRYVFEVELVGDPRDGVGLVKLVVQGAVYGFMGTDYLGRDLAQGLLFGFPVALFIGGVVALFSTLIGMALGIVSGYIGGKVDEAIQRFADVMNNLPTLPLLILFVFVLGRSLFNIILVLVLFGWAGVTIIVRSMVLSIRNSQFIEAAKLAGAGRLWIMRKHVLPPVLPYSFALIIFNIPGAILSEAGLSFLGLGDPSIPTWGQILQQAFDNGALQNFAWWWILPPGILIVLTAVGFVLIFFALEPLVNPRLRRQ; the protein is encoded by the coding sequence ATGATTAGGGAGTTTGTCAGAAGCCCAGCCGGGTTGGTGGGGGCGGCTATACTGGCGTTGTTTACCTTAATCTCGTTGTATGTGCTAGTCACATATCCGCTGGACTATGGGACGAGGTACTGGTCCAACCCCAAACACTGGGAGGACTACCCAAAGCTGGTGCCGCCGGAGTGGGTGAACTACTTCTCCGCCCAGAAGCTGCCGAGGCACTACGTAAGCGAGCTCCATAGGCCAAGCGAAGTGGCGGGGAACATAAAGAGGTGGGTGTTTATCTACGAGTTTGACGCTGACAAGTTCCCAACAGGCATAATCCTCAAATACGACAACTTGACCTTCTACGGCGATCTACCCATCGTATCCCTGAAGGTGAAAAGGCCAGATGGGAAAGAGGTCGTGTTGTTGGACTACGACGGCGGAATACCTCCTCCACGCCCCGGCGAGCAACCCCCCTACGTCAGATTTGTGGAGAGCCCCAGGACGATCGTGCTGGGGGCAGAGCCCCAGGTCATAAGGAAGGCTACGGTATTTGCAAACGAGCTCGGGGTCAACTGCACCATCGCAGACGTGAGAGACGGCAATTTGCTCCCCTATATAGTATTCGGAGAAGCGGTGGGGCCCGGATGCGTCGCCGACTCCTTTAAGCCGCTTAGGGGCAGGTACGTATTTGAGGTGGAGCTTGTGGGGGACCCAAGAGACGGCGTTGGCCTCGTTAAACTAGTGGTGCAAGGCGCCGTGTACGGCTTTATGGGCACGGACTACCTAGGCCGCGACCTCGCCCAGGGGTTGCTCTTCGGCTTCCCCGTCGCCCTATTCATAGGAGGCGTCGTTGCGCTGTTCTCCACCTTAATCGGCATGGCCTTGGGCATAGTGAGCGGATACATAGGCGGAAAGGTGGACGAGGCTATCCAGAGGTTTGCGGATGTTATGAACAACCTACCGACGTTGCCTCTCCTGATACTCTTCGTCTTTGTTCTGGGGAGGAGCCTTTTCAACATAATACTGGTCCTGGTCCTATTTGGCTGGGCCGGCGTTACGATAATCGTGCGGTCTATGGTGTTGAGCATAAGAAATAGCCAGTTTATCGAAGCGGCGAAGCTCGCCGGCGCGGGGAGGCTTTGGATAATGAGGAAGCACGTACTGCCGCCGGTGCTGCCGTACTCCTTCGCGCTCATCATTTTCAACATCCCTGGGGCAATCCTCTCCGAGGCGGGCTTGAGCTTCCTAGGTCTAGGCGACCCCTCGATACCGACGTGGGGCCAGATACTGCAACAAGCCTTTGACAACGGGGCGTTGCAGAACTTCGCCTGGTGGTGGATCTTGCCCCCCGGCATCTTGATCGTCCTCACCGCCGTCGGCTTCGTCCTAATCTTCTTCGCCTTGGAGCCGCTGGTAAATCCGAGGCTTAGGAGGCAATAA
- a CDS encoding 30S ribosomal protein S13 produces the protein MSQEIRAIVRIGDTDLDGNKQVAYALAKIRGIGIATAYAICWKLGIDPHAVLGMLTDDQINKLDWAVRNLNELAPAWFLNRRKDPETGRELHLIGSELVLAAKKDVDLMKKLKSWKGVRHSLGLKVRGQRTVTTGRFGATAGVTKKKAAAGGK, from the coding sequence GTGTCTCAGGAGATACGCGCCATTGTACGCATAGGGGATACCGACCTAGACGGCAACAAGCAGGTGGCATACGCCCTGGCTAAAATCAGAGGTATAGGGATCGCCACCGCCTACGCCATCTGTTGGAAGCTCGGCATTGATCCGCATGCCGTACTCGGCATGCTTACAGACGATCAGATCAACAAGCTGGACTGGGCCGTGAGGAACCTAAACGAGCTCGCCCCCGCGTGGTTCTTAAACAGGAGGAAGGACCCGGAGACTGGCAGAGAGCTGCACCTAATAGGCTCAGAGCTTGTGCTAGCGGCGAAGAAAGACGTTGATCTGATGAAGAAGCTGAAGAGCTGGAAGGGCGTTAGACACTCGCTCGGTCTTAAGGTTAGAGGCCAGAGGACTGTCACCACCGGCAGATTCGGCGCCACAGCCGGCGTCACCAAAAAGAAGGCGGCGGCCGGCGGTAAGTAA
- a CDS encoding 30S ribosomal protein S4, with translation MGGLKKPKKKYLAGKPKKIWNKQLLLEELQLMGEYGLRNKKELWLARAHLKWIVRRARSLLSMTAEERAPLELPFKEKLYKMGFIEDPNVPLDRVLSLDVRAILERRLQTIVYRMGLAKSIYHARQLIVHGHIAVAGRRVSSPGFLVPRELEDKISLIQ, from the coding sequence ATGGGCGGTTTAAAAAAGCCGAAGAAGAAATACCTCGCCGGCAAGCCCAAGAAGATATGGAACAAGCAGCTCCTATTGGAGGAGCTACAGCTAATGGGCGAGTACGGCCTTAGGAACAAGAAGGAGCTCTGGCTCGCGAGAGCCCACCTGAAGTGGATAGTGAGACGCGCCAGATCTCTACTCTCTATGACGGCAGAGGAGCGCGCCCCGCTTGAGCTGCCCTTCAAGGAGAAGCTGTACAAGATGGGCTTCATCGAGGACCCGAACGTCCCCCTCGACAGAGTGCTATCTCTTGACGTGAGGGCTATCCTGGAGAGGAGGCTCCAGACTATTGTATACAGGATGGGCCTGGCGAAATCCATATACCACGCGAGGCAACTCATCGTCCACGGCCACATAGCCGTGGCCGGGAGAAGGGTCTCCTCCCCAGGGTTTTTAGTGCCTAGGGAGCTTGAGGACAAGATCTCCCTAATACAGTGA
- a CDS encoding isoaspartyl peptidase/L-asparaginase, protein MRPTVAVHGGAGLWNIGEEERERVKRALRDAVEEGLTAVQRGSALDAVVASVEYMEKSGVFNAGYGAAYAADGAVYLDAGVMDGRTKKAGAVAAVGAVKSAVRLARLVMEQTDHVILAGEGAMLLAARAGLLEARHRFYSEGKNRRFGEVLEEARRGRWPYRRSAGLIGDTVGAVALDREGNVAAATSTGGVWLKWPGRVGDSPIPGAGYWAENGVGAFSATGLGEAILMSHLCLRARDALVEMGDVAKAVERAVGQITEAYGSDTAGIIAVDARGNTAYAFNTKAMARGWGRPGEPIYAEL, encoded by the coding sequence GTGAGGCCGACGGTCGCGGTACACGGAGGAGCCGGCCTCTGGAACATCGGGGAGGAGGAAAGGGAGAGGGTTAAGAGGGCTTTGAGAGACGCGGTGGAGGAGGGGCTTACCGCAGTGCAGAGGGGGTCCGCCCTAGACGCCGTGGTTGCCTCGGTGGAGTACATGGAGAAGAGCGGGGTCTTCAACGCAGGATACGGCGCGGCTTATGCGGCAGACGGCGCCGTTTATCTAGACGCGGGGGTGATGGACGGTAGGACGAAAAAAGCAGGCGCCGTCGCCGCCGTGGGGGCCGTCAAAAGCGCGGTGAGGCTGGCGCGCTTGGTCATGGAGCAGACGGACCACGTGATACTTGCCGGGGAGGGGGCCATGTTGCTCGCCGCCAGAGCTGGGCTACTGGAGGCGAGGCATAGGTTCTATTCGGAGGGAAAAAACAGGAGGTTCGGCGAAGTGTTGGAGGAGGCTAGACGGGGCCGGTGGCCCTATAGGAGGTCCGCCGGCTTAATAGGAGACACGGTGGGGGCGGTTGCCCTCGATAGAGAGGGCAACGTGGCCGCCGCCACCTCCACGGGAGGCGTTTGGCTCAAGTGGCCTGGGAGGGTGGGAGATAGCCCTATACCCGGCGCGGGCTACTGGGCGGAAAACGGCGTTGGCGCGTTCAGCGCGACGGGACTGGGGGAGGCGATCTTGATGAGTCACCTCTGCCTGAGGGCGCGCGACGCCCTTGTGGAGATGGGCGACGTGGCTAAGGCGGTGGAACGTGCCGTGGGACAGATCACAGAGGCCTACGGCTCCGACACAGCGGGCATCATTGCCGTAGACGCCAGAGGCAACACGGCCTACGCCTTTAACACAAAGGCCATGGCCAGAGGTTGGGGTAGGCCTGGGGAGCCGATATACGCGGAGCTCTAG
- a CDS encoding DUF72 domain-containing protein, whose protein sequence is MEIYVGTCGFPKSRRAIYEALDAVELQETFYNMPNPERMAKLRQEAPQFRFTAKVFQGLTHPPGSPTFKRTRGFKPGEKHGLLKPTGENLELWQRFLEAVAPLKPEVLVFQTPPSLRPEPYIYDFFASVVGGVKIAWEPRGETYRDPALIRRVAELGVIIAVDPLRREPPPGFTRYFRLHGLGGGEVNYRYRYTGEDLSRVAGILTSLGSGETYVMFNNVYMYEDALALKRLLKQQKT, encoded by the coding sequence ATGGAGATATATGTCGGGACGTGCGGCTTTCCGAAGTCTCGTCGGGCTATATACGAGGCGTTAGACGCTGTGGAGCTACAGGAGACGTTCTACAACATGCCGAACCCCGAGAGGATGGCTAAGCTGAGGCAGGAGGCCCCCCAGTTCCGCTTCACGGCGAAGGTGTTCCAGGGCCTCACGCACCCGCCGGGTAGTCCAACCTTCAAGAGGACGAGGGGGTTCAAGCCCGGGGAGAAACACGGCCTTCTAAAGCCCACGGGCGAGAACCTGGAGCTCTGGCAGAGGTTCCTCGAGGCCGTGGCGCCGCTTAAGCCGGAGGTGTTGGTGTTTCAGACGCCCCCCAGCCTAAGGCCTGAGCCGTACATCTACGACTTCTTCGCCTCGGTGGTCGGCGGTGTAAAAATAGCGTGGGAGCCCAGAGGCGAGACGTATAGAGACCCCGCCTTGATACGGAGGGTGGCAGAGCTTGGCGTGATAATCGCCGTCGACCCCCTGAGGAGAGAGCCGCCCCCCGGCTTCACACGCTACTTCAGACTGCATGGCCTCGGCGGAGGCGAGGTGAACTACAGATATAGATACACTGGCGAGGATCTGTCCAGAGTCGCCGGCATACTGACGAGCTTGGGGAGCGGCGAGACCTACGTCATGTTCAACAACGTGTATATGTACGAAGACGCGCTGGCCCTCAAACGCTTGTTAAAACAGCAAAAAACTTAA
- a CDS encoding HAD family hydrolase — MYVFDLDGTLVESVDAHVAAWLEALRLMGVERRYEEVKPLMGLPARDIAAALFPERAAELAALKNRLFLERYLALVRPYEDVSALERLPRPIAVVTSSSGYVARRVIEAAGLSHLVDFVLGGDEVPRGKPAPDPLYVVGQRFSVDTRDMVVVGDSEYDMRMAEEAGAYGICIARRGVCRGARRVIYSLFEL, encoded by the coding sequence GTGTACGTGTTCGATCTCGACGGCACGTTGGTGGAGTCCGTCGACGCACACGTCGCGGCGTGGCTGGAGGCATTGAGGCTTATGGGCGTCGAGAGGAGATACGAGGAGGTGAAGCCGTTGATGGGGTTACCTGCCCGCGACATTGCGGCGGCGCTTTTCCCGGAGCGGGCCGCAGAGCTGGCAGCTCTTAAAAATAGGCTGTTCCTGGAGAGGTACCTCGCCCTAGTGAGGCCCTACGAGGACGTCTCCGCGCTGGAGAGGCTTCCGAGACCCATAGCCGTTGTCACATCGTCAAGCGGCTACGTGGCGCGGCGGGTGATCGAGGCGGCGGGGTTGTCGCATCTGGTGGATTTTGTCCTCGGGGGAGACGAGGTGCCGCGGGGGAAGCCGGCGCCGGACCCCCTCTATGTGGTAGGCCAACGCTTCTCCGTCGACACGAGGGATATGGTGGTTGTGGGAGACTCGGAGTACGACATGAGGATGGCAGAGGAGGCGGGGGCCTACGGCATCTGTATAGCGAGGAGGGGCGTCTGCCGGGGGGCCAGGAGGGTAATCTACAGTCTTTTTGAGCTGTGA
- a CDS encoding DNA-directed RNA polymerase subunit P has protein sequence MAEERKLYMCMRCGRVFSKPEMEILPGIRCPYCNFKIIMKVRSPTVKRIPAV, from the coding sequence GTGGCCGAGGAGAGGAAGCTCTATATGTGTATGAGGTGTGGGAGGGTGTTCTCAAAGCCGGAGATGGAGATCCTCCCCGGCATCAGGTGCCCCTACTGCAACTTCAAGATAATAATGAAGGTCAGAAGCCCAACCGTAAAGCGGATACCCGCCGTCTGA
- a CDS encoding nicotinamide-nucleotide adenylyltransferase, giving the protein MRALLVGRFQPLHWGHVKAVEWLLSQHDEVVIAIGSADKAFTPDNPFTPGERIEMFRRHFGPDRRLLFCTVPDTNGPSSIWGAYLRHWCPPHHVVYSNNPWVAISLRHWGVEVRGHPHFGDYSATAVRQLMAKGDDSWRALVPPAVAQYIDEIGGVERVRLLHDNVYKWGR; this is encoded by the coding sequence ATGAGGGCGCTTCTGGTAGGGCGCTTCCAGCCGCTCCACTGGGGCCACGTGAAAGCAGTGGAGTGGCTCCTCTCTCAACACGACGAGGTGGTGATAGCCATAGGCTCAGCCGACAAGGCGTTTACCCCGGACAACCCCTTCACGCCGGGGGAGAGGATCGAGATGTTTAGGAGACACTTCGGCCCAGACCGCCGGCTGCTCTTCTGCACGGTCCCAGACACCAACGGGCCGTCGAGCATCTGGGGGGCCTACCTGCGGCATTGGTGCCCGCCCCACCACGTGGTCTACTCGAACAACCCCTGGGTGGCCATATCGCTAAGGCACTGGGGCGTGGAGGTCAGAGGCCACCCCCACTTCGGCGACTACTCAGCCACGGCGGTACGCCAGCTGATGGCAAAGGGAGACGACAGCTGGAGGGCGTTGGTGCCGCCGGCGGTGGCCCAGTACATTGACGAGATAGGGGGCGTTGAGAGGGTAAGACTCCTCCACGACAACGTTTATAAATGGGGGCGTTAG